A genomic stretch from Candidatus Hydrogenedentota bacterium includes:
- a CDS encoding regulator yields the protein MSVSRFFATLISTTLIASSSFAESLPIEDTPFIQEYHEAFPLASEGENDVRAIDVDKLGGVWAATRDGVRVLESGVWSTPPSAGKGPAFNVFCDSNGASWVGAWDGLYVFDNGGGSKIDFISEPISAVCETPDSILAAGPENLWRFSGGAWHKDATKWPRSVSEIAYRADSGLWMATGLGLYNKSDKGDHLYYKQPDELVSGAVRGVALGNDGRVWAGCLGGLTVLTNGARTAGYTPAEGLPNYDVRCVAIGPDGRIWVGTALGVARLDESTKQWSLRHSRRWLLDDEVRDIAFDRDGNAWIATKAGVSAIKRKTMTLEEKAAHFLDIQHKRHVRAPWIVERCKLRTPGDVTTFAPEDDDNDGSYTAYYMIQELYRYAVTKDAAAKEHAKKAFELIEFLQSVTGTSGFIARTIVPSDWDKMHDGNETVSPERRAESRVNDPRWKPVEKRWRPSADGKWLWKGDTSSDEIIGHFNGFFAYYTLMDEESEKELVRNLTRRIMDYIIEGGYNLNDIDGTHTRWGVWSPDKLLGDPDWRAERGINATELLMFLKTSYFITGDKKYQEHYEKLIKDDGYAELARHAKTYHPSERTHIDDELLSFAYPALLSCENDPALLSIYRESFDWWYKGLSRDESPYFNFVYGAYGGKEFNPEDAVEYLRDAPLDLIDWRVDNSTREDVTLVRAPEIEPLQTDRMLPPSERAVMRWDKNPWMAVNGSNGDNEQSGAGWLMPYWFGRYHGYIGQPKK from the coding sequence ATGTCCGTATCTCGATTCTTTGCCACGCTCATTTCGACCACATTGATCGCAAGCAGCAGTTTCGCGGAATCCCTGCCCATCGAGGATACTCCCTTCATTCAAGAATACCACGAAGCATTTCCGCTCGCCTCCGAAGGCGAGAACGACGTGCGCGCCATCGATGTTGACAAGCTTGGGGGCGTTTGGGCGGCAACGCGCGATGGCGTGCGCGTGCTCGAATCTGGAGTCTGGTCCACGCCACCGAGCGCGGGCAAGGGTCCGGCATTCAATGTGTTCTGCGACTCCAATGGCGCATCGTGGGTAGGCGCATGGGACGGTCTTTATGTGTTCGACAACGGTGGCGGATCTAAGATCGATTTCATCTCCGAACCCATCAGCGCAGTGTGCGAAACCCCAGACAGCATCCTTGCGGCGGGGCCAGAGAACCTTTGGCGTTTCTCCGGCGGGGCCTGGCACAAGGATGCGACCAAGTGGCCGCGCTCGGTTAGCGAAATCGCGTACCGCGCGGACAGCGGTCTCTGGATGGCAACAGGCTTAGGTCTATACAACAAATCGGATAAAGGTGATCACCTCTACTACAAGCAACCGGACGAACTGGTCTCTGGCGCGGTGCGCGGGGTCGCCCTCGGCAACGACGGGCGCGTCTGGGCCGGGTGCCTAGGCGGGCTCACAGTCCTGACCAATGGGGCCCGCACCGCAGGCTACACGCCCGCCGAAGGACTTCCCAATTACGATGTCCGTTGTGTTGCGATCGGGCCGGATGGACGCATTTGGGTGGGTACTGCGCTGGGCGTAGCTCGTTTGGATGAATCAACGAAACAGTGGTCCCTGCGCCATTCGCGGCGATGGCTGTTGGACGACGAGGTGCGCGACATCGCGTTTGACCGGGACGGCAACGCATGGATCGCAACGAAGGCCGGCGTCAGCGCCATCAAGCGGAAGACGATGACGCTCGAAGAGAAGGCGGCGCACTTTCTCGATATCCAACACAAGCGGCACGTGCGCGCGCCGTGGATCGTAGAACGCTGCAAACTGCGTACGCCGGGCGACGTGACCACCTTCGCGCCGGAAGACGACGACAACGACGGCTCCTACACGGCGTACTACATGATCCAGGAGTTGTACCGTTACGCCGTAACCAAAGACGCCGCAGCGAAGGAACACGCCAAGAAAGCATTCGAACTCATCGAGTTTCTGCAATCCGTCACGGGGACCAGCGGGTTCATCGCGCGCACCATCGTCCCATCCGATTGGGACAAGATGCACGACGGCAACGAAACGGTCTCGCCGGAGCGCCGCGCGGAGTCGCGCGTAAACGATCCCCGCTGGAAACCCGTCGAAAAACGCTGGCGTCCGTCCGCCGACGGCAAATGGCTATGGAAAGGTGACACCAGTTCGGACGAAATCATCGGCCATTTCAACGGGTTCTTCGCCTACTACACCCTGATGGACGAGGAAAGCGAGAAGGAGCTTGTCCGCAACCTCACGCGGCGTATCATGGACTACATCATCGAAGGCGGATACAACCTGAATGACATCGACGGCACGCATACGCGTTGGGGCGTGTGGTCGCCGGATAAACTGCTCGGCGATCCCGATTGGCGCGCGGAACGCGGCATCAACGCCACGGAACTGCTCATGTTCCTCAAGACCTCCTATTTCATCACCGGTGACAAGAAGTATCAGGAACACTACGAGAAATTAATCAAGGATGACGGGTACGCGGAACTCGCCCGCCACGCAAAGACATATCACCCCTCCGAGCGCACGCACATTGACGACGAACTGCTGTCGTTCGCTTATCCCGCGCTGCTGTCATGCGAAAACGACCCGGCGCTGCTTTCCATCTACCGCGAGAGTTTCGACTGGTGGTACAAGGGCCTATCAAGAGACGAGAGCCCATATTTCAACTTTGTCTATGGCGCATACGGCGGCAAAGAGTTCAATCCAGAGGATGCCGTCGAATACTTGCGCGACGCGCCGCTCGACCTCATAGACTGGCGTGTAGACAACTCGACGCGGGAAGACGTCACGCTCGTGCGCGCCCCCGAAATCGAACCGCTGCAAACAGACCGCATGCTGCCGCCCAGCGAGCGTGCCGTGATGCGGTGGGACAAGAATCCCTGGATGGCTGTGAACGGCTCGAACGGCGACAACGAACAAAGCGGCGCGGGCTGGCTGATGCCGTACTGGTTCGGGCGCTACCACGGATACATTGGCCAGCCAAAGAAGTAG